From the Coffea eugenioides isolate CCC68of chromosome 1, Ceug_1.0, whole genome shotgun sequence genome, the window AAGGTGGACGTAGGTTTTGCAGTTTTTAGCTAGGTAGCAGAAGTTGCTTCGTTTTGCACTTTCAAGCCACTGCTCTGGCTCTTCACACGAAGTGAATGAGACATTTTTTAACTGGGAATGAATCACTTTCAAGGGTTGAATTTACACATCATCTGCTTTAGAGTGCCAAATCAAAATTAACCTTAAGATATAGTTCTCGAGGTAGATGTGAGTTTGGCAGTTTTAAGGTTAGACAGCGGAAGATGCTTCACGTAAGCCGCTGCTCTTCACACGAAGTGAATGAGGCATTGTTAACCACTTTGAGCCCATTATACTATGCTAATTAACCACCACACTTACCCAAACTTGTATCTACCGCATTCTGGAGAACGGCCAACTAGAGAACACGAAAAGCTTATGACAATTCTGGTATATAAGCAAAAGAAGGGATGCTTTTTAGCCACTCTTTTATGGTGGGTTTTCTGTTCTGACTAAAAAGGCAGGGGCATGGATGAACCCAAGATCCTGAAGCTAGCGGTCTTTCTTGTATTTCTGGTTGTGCAGCCGAGGACAAACGGCCAATGGATACCAAGGCCCATTCCTCCTCCCATTGCTCCTCGCCCGCTCTGTGCATCCCAATTTGCACTGGCAAGTCATGCATGTGCATTTCTGCCATATGTTCCTAGCCCTTCgccctctcctcctcctccatcaCTGATTGAGCGACATGACAGCCTAAAGCATCAGCTCAGTCATGACCATGAGCATGAACACCTGCACGGGCATCAGCACAATCATAAGCATGAGCATGACCACGAACACGAGCATGAGCATGAGCATGAGCACAAGGATGGGCACCGGCATGAGCACAGGCACAGGAGGCATAGGCACACAATGACACCTGTTGAGGCAAGTTGCTGCCATTGGTTGGGAACCATTGACAGTGAATGTGTCTGTGATCTGCTGGTTTACTTACCTCCCTTCCTTTCCAGGCCGGTCCATCAGTACACAGTCTTGGTGAAGGACTCATGTAATGTGACTTTTCAGTGTGCATCACGGTTAACAACCTAGTTATTACTCGTGCATATGCAGTGTTAAAAGTGGGAACTTAATGTTCTGTTGATGTCCATCTTACTCTAAGGTTAAAAGCTTGAATTATGCCTTGTTCGTTCTCAATCACTCTCTGTAAGAGATGATAGCTTGTATGGGTTACATGTTGAAATTCTACCGTGAAAAGAATAAATTTTGTGCCAACATTTTCTAGATGAATTAGGTGATGATGCCTGTTGCATAGTCTTCACTCGGAGGCTCAGGGAGACTGGCTTTCAACCTCGCTTCCATATCAAAGATTTTTTCTTGGAATATCTAAGGCAGTGCCAGTACTAAAACTTGTGAATCTTTTGGATCTCCAATCTGCTGCTTAGAAATCCAAACTAAAAATTGGGATTTTGGCGTGCTAATATTTTGTTTGGGTGCTCGGATAATGCCCCTCGTAGGTCCACAATCTCCCActgaatacttgattttccAGTG encodes:
- the LOC113751093 gene encoding pleckstrin homology-like domain family A member 1, with protein sequence MDEPKILKLAVFLVFLVVQPRTNGQWIPRPIPPPIAPRPLCASQFALASHACAFLPYVPSPSPSPPPPSLIERHDSLKHQLSHDHEHEHLHGHQHNHKHEHDHEHEHEHEHEHKDGHRHEHRHRRHRHTMTPVEASCCHWLGTIDSECVCDLLVYLPPFLSRPVHQYTVLVKDSCNVTFQCASRLTT